The DNA sequence TTTGCCGAAGACTGGGGACTTGAATGCAATCTTGGTGATTGTGGATAGATTTTCTAAGTATGCAACCTTCATCCCGGTGTCGAAGCGTTGTCCTGCGAAGAGACAAATCAACTTTTCTTcaagcatatagtaaagtacTGGGGAGTACCCCAGAATCTAGTAAGTGACCGAGATCGAAGATTCACAGGGACCTTCTGGTCCGAATTATTTAAGCTTCTTGGGTCACAGATGAACATCTCCTCGAGCTACCATCCACAGACAGATGGGCAGACAGAAAGATTCAATGGGATGTTGGAGGAGTATTTGCGGCACTTTGTCAATGCCAACCAGAAGAATTGGCCGCAACTACTAGACGTAGCTCAATTTTGTTTCAACTCTCAGAAGAGTTCTTCATCAAACAAGAGCCCTTTTGAAGTTGTGAACGGACAGCAACCACTGTTACCCCACACAGTGGATGAATACCACGGACGGAATCCGCAGGCctttaattttacaaaagacTGGAAGAAGAACACCGAGATTGCCCAAGCATATTTAGAGAAAGCTTCACGACGAATGAAGAAGTGGGCAGATCAGAAACGCCGACCGCTGGAGTTCAAGACAGGTGACTTAGTGTTGATCAAACTGCGGCCAGAACAATTGAGATTCCGAGGGGACAAGGACATCAGACTCGTACGCAAATACGAGGGCCCTGTTCCAGTCATCTCCAAAATTGGTCTAGCATCCTACAAAGTCGAACTACCTTCATGGATGAAGATACACCCGGTCCTGCACGTCAGCAACCTCAAGCCGTATCATGAAGATCCAGAAGATCCAGCGCGCAACCGCCTACTGTGGACGACATCGGCATTCAACGATGCAAAGAAGAGAGAACCAGAAGAAATCCTTGCCGAAAGAACTGTTCgtgtgaagaaaaagaagagaaaagagtACCTGGTCAAATGGAAGGGCCTTGCTGATGACGAGATCAGCTGGGAAAAGGCGGGGGACTTGCAGCAGTTTATACAGAAGATTGAAGATCATGCAGCAGGTTCGTCGAGGACGCCGAACAATTAAGTGGGGGAGAATGTGGCGTGCTGCCCCATGGCACACCCACACTAGGGCCATTTTGTAACATGAGCATGCCTTGGTGCTTGATCATTAGTCAAGTCTCGCACCAAGCACCTCATTGGGGTATTTTGTAACATGAGCATGCCTTGGTGCTTGATCATTAGTCAAGTCTTGCACCAAGCACCTCATGGGGGTTGGGAACCTTTTGTTGTTTAGCTTTCTTTCTTTGTATTTCCTTCACATATGTCTACAGAGCtaaaatcatctatgttcctggAAATCCCTTAAAACCCCAATAAGCTCTTTAGGGGGGGTGACCAGGTGACTTATGAAGCACCTTGTCACCAGCATGATAGGAGCCCAGCTGTGTACTCCCTTGCCCTATCAAGgccatatattaataaaacaatGTTTATCCATGCTTCTTGTGTATGCTTCTATATGGTCTTTGTGATGCCTGTTTGTTGCCTTTGTTGGGTCATTGCGTGCCATttgtctatatgtttgcttgtgGGTTGTGTGAGATTGGTCCTTGGGGACGCTTTGTATTTACTTGCTCATGCTTCTTGTTTGCACTCAACATGTGCGAGACATGTATCGTGCCTAACCTTTGAACTTGTTTGCCTGCAGGCGCGTTTAGGCTGACTTGCTAGCTCGGTGTGCCAGCAAGTGCTGCACGTTCCACCTACTTGGGGTGCCCAAATAGGCGGCCCGTGACATACAGCCCTCCATTTTCCAACCATCCTCACCATTGAGACTAGGGTGAGCTAGTCTTAGTGGCTTTAGATCAACTTCTTCGAGAAGCGTCTTTAGTCTTtttcatccaaaaaaaaaactaactaaaaataatatgaaatgcCGATCAAAATCTGAGGAAGATATACAATTAGTCATTCCTTCTCATATTGtaaacaataaatatttaacaaaaacaaaacatgAATATGAAACTCAACATGAATGTTAAGTCTTTCCGATCAAATTGACCAGTGACCAAAAAGTAAAGCTAATATCTTCTTTAGCCATCTACTTAATTATTGCAAGTACAATCGATGTATTTCTTTTGAaacaaaaatgttaaaaataaatgCGTTTCACTTGAATTAAGCACCAATTGACAACTAACAAACTCTCCGATTCAAGAAGTTTATTAGAGTGAGAGAGGAGAGCTCTCAATTTGAGAAGCAAAAGCAGCAACGTCCAACTCTTTCTTGGTCAAGAGCCTAGTTGAGGGACAAAAGTTTGTATTCAATAAAGCCTGCAAACCATTTGGCTCAATGGATCTCACGGTGAAATCAGTTTCAAGCGCCTCTACTGTTTTGTCTATAAACAATGATCTTGGCATATAATCCTTCATTCGGCATATAAATTCCATGTGCTCTCTTGCCTGAAACCACCATACATTGCTTAAACAATCTTATAAAACTTTCACACCTGTTAACAGCATTAGTcaaacaaaccaaaaaaaatcGCTAAATGCAAGGTAATCCAGTAAAGCTAAAACATTTGAAAGATTGTCAAATATGATATCTTGGCCAAAACACACAACCTTAATAAATTCATCTGTCAACTGAATATTGAACAATATAGTATCACCGAATCTTGGAAAGTATACTTAAATTGGGAAACAAAGTGGATGAGACTTCAATCAAATTACAAAAGATTAATTAAAATGACATACCAGTCGATATTCTGGAACCCGTTTCGGGTGTTTTAGGTAGGCCATGTTGCTGACATCGTAATCCCACAAAAAAGACGTGTGATGGACCCATCGGTCTTTTGTAATAGACTGAGCATTCCCACCAAATTTACGAGTGCCAAATACATAATCTAAAACCACATTGCACCAACCAAGAACACTTTAAGAATATGTTTCGTCCTAAAGTGTTGCCATATCAACAATGAAAATAATGATACACACCACACACGCCCACATAGCATCACTAATATAAAACCAATATAAATAGGTGCTAAATTATTAAAGGGAGAGTTTAAGGATCTGTCAAGTGAAAACAAAAGTTCTCTTCAGATTtacatggaagtaatatgagTGAACAAAGTGATTCCAAAAAAATACTAATGCTGATtaaagggttttattttgaTACCATTTTCACGAAGATGGAAATCACCAATTCCTTGAAACACTCTGTTATAAAGAATGCCACTCCAGGACATAATAGGTCGAGGATAAGGTTGCAAGCCAGCAATAGCCTCTTTGTTGCATATCAAAGTAACAAATATCGTGCCACTATCAACAATAACAGTACCACCTCCACTAAACCTCCTGATTACAGAAACTCCATCTCGTAGCACTGACTTGGTATCGATTAGCTCTGCAGCTGACCTGCTCAGACAATTCAAAATAAGATTCTTTAACATTTCCTACAAGAATATTCTGAAAAAACGATACACACAAATTACCCTGAGATACCCATGACAATGGTAGGATCGTCAGTTCCATCATTCACAATGCACCAATTCTCTGATGTCGTTCGAAGCAGTTGTTCTTCCAAATGAAGTTGCTTCAAAATGGAAAGTCCTTTAAATCTGACCAAATTTATTAACGGAAGCCCAATATATCCACTTTGAGGTGCACTCATTGTATTGTAGAATTAAGTCCGAGTTTATAACCTTCCAGAACCATTTAGCAGGCTGAAACTAATTTCCTCAGAGTTAGAATTGATGCCATTGGTCAGTAGACATGGAAAGAAGCACCTGTAAATGAGTTAAGGTTTATAGTATCCAAAACTACAGACCATTGACGCCcagaaactaataattaagaaaaCCATTCAAATAAAACTATAGATCTCATTGATGACTTTTATCAAACAGGTGGTAGCTATGGTAAGAGattcaaaaagtaaaatttacTATATATTTACAGTCATAGAAGGGATCAAAATCAAACAAGATAAGATAAGATGAGATAATCAAATAAGAAAGATGTTACCATATGATGGTCGGTCGGAGGAGATAGTCGTCACACTCAAGCGATCGAAGAAAAAATGTACGAGAGGATTTAGCATAAAAAAAGCCTTAATAATTTTGAAGATGACAAACACAAATTAGTCAATTTTATTCTtccttcttttcttttaaatattacatcATATGCTTTATAATAAAGTCAATGCCTTTAGATGGTAGAATTGCGGTTGCGCCGTCAGCTGTTCAGGCGTCTAGCCTTTTTGTTCTTTCATAACCATAAATCGTTTTACAGTTTCAGCTGTTTTTGTCGTTTAAACAATTAATGGCGCTGGCGAAGTCGTTTGTCCACTTTTTTGTCGTTGAAAATTATAAGTGTTCGTGTTTGTACGAGTAATCAATCAAGTGTCTTTTGTTCATCATTTATTgtatttaaaagtttaaaaccAGTGATTATGTCACTTCAAATTGCTAAAATTGATCAAGTACATTTAATCAATGCAATGCTAGAATTAGAATTAGAATGGAAATAAcacagaaaagaaaagaagtaaTATACACTTTAACGCTATTCACCATCATCAATGGGCCAGAGATGAATGATGCACTTTTTACATACAAAACCCTCACGTACATATTACAAATCACATGCATCTTTCCTTCCctcataaaaattgaaaaaattaaaggaataaaattctacccaaaaaaagaaaaaagaaagaattacCGAATGAACTTTTCTACTCCAAATCCCACTACCACCAAGTTAATAATATTCATCAAGACTTTGCTATAGACACTGTGGTACTATTTAAACTTCCCATAATGTCGTCAGGCGGGGGCTTCACATACTTCCCTATAACCTTTTGTCTATTTCTTCGCCTCATTCTATCCAACTTCTCCCTACTCTTCTGctttctcttttccttttgttgATGCCGTAAGTTCCTTTCTCGCTCGAACATGCCTTGCCAGAACACCTCGCCCGTCGAGGGCCACAACCATCTTTTAACAGGCTGGTCTGTGTCAGCTTCCTCAGCCAAGTCCTCATCCATGCTCTTGAGGGTAGAGTAGGAGAACCATTTGATCCACATGTGACCTCTCCGACTCTTGAACCTGTGTTGTTCGTTCATGGCACCGCTCTCAGGGTTCACGTAAACCATTCGTCGAGAGCTGTGGTATGCCCACACATTCACAAGTAGTTCGAGAAGCCGTGAGTAGCAATGCTTGTCCTGAGATAACAATGTGTTAAGCATGCAATAAACACACAGCAGAGCCAAAACAAAAgtcactttaaattttagataggTTTTCTGAGACACTTACTTTGGATAGACTGAGATAACAATGTCCAGTTGAATGATGTTGGTCGTATATTTGAGAATCCAGTGCATTCACAAACATTCTGCAAAATGGAACATTTTTCATTAGAGATGTGAACTTAGCCATTGTTCAAGAAGTCACAAACTCAAGGAAGTAACAATAAACGGTTCTCAAAATGTACCTAGAAAACATAACAAACTCGAGAAAAGACTTGGTTGGCATAGCCCAACTATGCATGACAGACCAAGTGTCCCCATCTTGTGGCATCGGTGGTAACGATGTCAAATCTAGTTTTAAGCCGTACATTTTCTTGAAAGCTTCAGAGAAGGCAAACCTTCAATCAAAAGCAAACAAAATGTAAGAAGTCATAGACAGAGAAcagaaaaaattatataaacagAACCAAATCCAAATAGCGTTGGGTTATTACTTGCAGTTTCCAGCATTTATAGCATCACAGAAGGACCAGAAGTCCAATTTCAAAGGATTACGTGGATCCGTGTCCATCCGCACCCAAAAGTAGAGGGCATCTCCATGTCTTCGTGTTTGAACCGCATGCAACAATGCATTTTCAGCAACGCCAGACAACGATGCCTGCTTCAGGAAAAGACAATGTTAAATACAAATGAAGATAAGCTATTGCTAATGATGCAATGAGCCATTGCATTACCTTCCTTGCCGTGGCTCTCCAGgattcaaatccaatccaagcATTCTTGTGTATTCGGTCAATCCGGTTTGCTATAGCAAAGAAAGCCCCATATTCACCGAGTACATCTCGATAGTAAGCATTATTGAGAAGCGAAAGACGAGAAGGTGCATCTATATCATCAGCCCCACGTCTTCGTCCTTTGGTGGACTTCAAAGCATTCAGTTTTGTGGTGTTAAGTCAATAACATTATacgagaaaagaaagaaatatgGAGTAATAGACTACATTAGGAGTAAAAAAGAGTACTAAGAAATGACTGATAACTCACCAACCCAATTCCTCGATAAAGTGAAGTACGGTGAAGGAAAGGCCAGGCTCCTTCACCGAAATAAGGTTCATATATGCAAAGGGGCTGGCCTGTTCTTTCAAGCTCCCCGTCGTCTCTTTCATGCAAATCATTCTTAGCACGATCAGCCCTTTTGGCATTTCGATATACTTCTTCCCAAGTTCCATGAGATTGTTCAGCTCTATCCTTCAGCTGCATAAAATTTCAAAGATGGTTCTAAGATGAATATTTTAGGAAACATGTTACTTCTCAAACCAACAAGGGCACTCCTTACCTCTTCATCCTCTCTTCTTTTTCTAGCATGAGCCATGTCaatgtttttctcttcttgccaTAGGCTGTACAAAAATGAATCATCGTTTGCAGATACACGACCAGATTTTTCTAGTTGACTATGGTTCCACTGCTCCTCAAATTTATCCAAAAAAGTGTATGTTCTAAATGCTTTATTCAAGTTAGTCGAGTTGGAGACTGATTCAAACAAATGCCATTGCCATTTATCTTTTAAACTCAAAGGAATTTCTGATACAGCTTTTGGAAGTGCAACCTCTGAGGGGAGCTTGAGAACATTTTCAAGAAGCAGCACATATCCTTCAACACATTCAGACACCATCAGATTTTTAGCAGTATTTCTTTCCATTGAAGCCATATTGCGAGCTAAAGGTGATAACTCTCCCTTTGAGATAACTTGCAATAAGACTTGTGACAGAACCTTCACGTTGCCCTTTGGGAAAAGGAAACCATTCACCTTGTCATTAACCTAAATGTGATAGAATTGTAGTCAGTAATTTGACAAGAAAAACTTATCAAAATGccgtaaaaaaataaataaattgcgGCAGCATGatcatttcaattttattttcataggTATTATGATTGATGTCCAAGTAAAACAAACAGCAGAAATAAGCACATGTTCAATTAAACAACTATATGTTAACAAAAGAAAATGAAGGCGGGTTCAATGTGAAGATCATAAAACAAGGTGGAATTATCTGAAGATTATCATACCAAACATATGCagagaaataataaaaatgataataaaaaaatagggCAAAAAGAAGCTGCATGTGAAGGTTGTCTGGATTTGTCTGGATTTTCCTAATGGTTAAAAATAGATCTCAAGGTGAAGGTTGTGAATGTATTCATAATAATCTCTGGTCCTTCATAAAGAACTTTTCTATTTGCAGTATCCAAATCTATGTCTATGTGCTCCAAAAGCAGTGTAACGAAGCTTACATATTTCTTTATTATGGAGATATCAGGAGCTATGATTGGTTTCCCAAGAGTCATGGCTTTGATCAAAATCTCTGGAAAAACTTGT is a window from the Cannabis sativa cultivar Pink pepper isolate KNU-18-1 chromosome 1, ASM2916894v1, whole genome shotgun sequence genome containing:
- the LOC115705887 gene encoding uncharacterized protein LOC115705887, giving the protein MSAPQSGYIGLPLINLVRFKGLSILKQLHLEEQLLRTTSENWCIVNDGTDDPTIVMGISGSAAELIDTKSVLRDGVSVIRRFSGGGTVIVDSGTIFVTLICNKEAIAGLQPYPRPIMSWSGILYNRVFQGIGDFHLRENDYVFGTRKFGGNAQSITKDRWVHHTSFLWDYDVSNMAYLKHPKRVPEYRLAREHMEFICRMKDYMPRSLFIDKTVEALETDFTVRSIEPNGLQALLNTNFCPSTRLLTKKELDVAAFASQIESSPLSL
- the LOC115705886 gene encoding uncharacterized protein LOC115705886, whose protein sequence is MGSLEVGSIVKRDPLLRSLTGRADKNPFLQRQRSRFSRFFLFKKLDYIQWICTVGVFLFFVVLFQMYLPGSVVEESIKTLKEDEFSSGDLMYLKQYGMLDFGEDIRFEPLKILEKFKKENREVNLYNAFNRTRLRYPHRKPQLALVFADLLVDSQQLLMVTVTAALQELGYEIQVYSLEDGSMHDIWRKLGVPVSIVQTCDRADITVDWLTFDGILVNSLEAKGMFSCFVQEPFKSLPIVWTIHDRALATRSLKYTSNKHIEILNDWKRAFNRSTVVVFPNYVLPMLYSSFDAGTFFVIPGSPAEVWKTDSLVASKNDVLRSKMGYSSEDIVITVVGSELLYRGLWLEHSIVLRSLLPLLDHFTSYNDSVSHLKIIVLSAHSTSNYSLAIEAIALNLKYPHGIVKHLPMDDAENVLITSDVVIYGSFLEEQVFPEILIKAMTLGKPIIAPDISIIKKYVNDKVNGFLFPKGNVKVLSQVLLQVISKGELSPLARNMASMERNTAKNLMVSECVEGYVLLLENVLKLPSEVALPKAVSEIPLSLKDKWQWHLFESVSNSTNLNKAFRTYTFLDKFEEQWNHSQLEKSGRVSANDDSFLYSLWQEEKNIDMAHARKRREDEELKDRAEQSHGTWEEVYRNAKRADRAKNDLHERDDGELERTGQPLCIYEPYFGEGAWPFLHRTSLYRGIGLSTKGRRRGADDIDAPSRLSLLNNAYYRDVLGEYGAFFAIANRIDRIHKNAWIGFESWRATARKASLSGVAENALLHAVQTRRHGDALYFWVRMDTDPRNPLKLDFWSFCDAINAGNCKFAFSEAFKKMYGLKLDLTSLPPMPQDGDTWSVMHSWAMPTKSFLEFVMFSRMFVNALDSQIYDQHHSTGHCYLSLSKDKHCYSRLLELLVNVWAYHSSRRMVYVNPESGAMNEQHRFKSRRGHMWIKWFSYSTLKSMDEDLAEEADTDQPVKRWLWPSTGEVFWQGMFERERNLRHQQKEKRKQKSREKLDRMRRRNRQKVIGKYVKPPPDDIMGSLNSTTVSIAKS